One Kineococcus radiotolerans SRS30216 = ATCC BAA-149 DNA window includes the following coding sequences:
- a CDS encoding (deoxy)nucleoside triphosphate pyrophosphohydrolase gives MRLVVGAALVDSLDAPTRLLAARRSAPPALAGRWELPGGKVEAGETPQQGLHRELREELGVAVELGEEVRHPDGAWPLTPELEMRVWWAVLTAGTPAPLQDHDELRWLVRGRWLSVDWLPGDVPLVTAMQAL, from the coding sequence GTGAGGCTGGTGGTGGGCGCGGCGCTGGTGGACTCCCTCGACGCCCCGACCCGGCTGCTGGCCGCCCGCCGCAGCGCCCCGCCGGCCCTGGCCGGGCGGTGGGAGCTGCCCGGCGGGAAGGTCGAGGCGGGCGAGACGCCGCAGCAGGGGCTGCACCGGGAGCTGCGCGAGGAGCTCGGCGTCGCCGTCGAGCTGGGGGAGGAGGTCCGCCACCCCGACGGCGCGTGGCCGCTGACCCCGGAGCTGGAGATGCGGGTCTGGTGGGCCGTCCTCACCGCCGGGACCCCGGCCCCGCTGCAGGACCACGACGAGCTGCGGTGGCTGGTGCGGGGGCGGTGGCTCTCGGTGGACTGGCTGCCCGGGGACGTCCCGCTGGTCACGGCGATGCAGGCGCTCTGA
- a CDS encoding DUF305 domain-containing protein: MPTTARGALLSVVALLLALVLGILAGRALPSAPAGNSVDVGFARDMATHHSQAVAMAYTAIQTAPSEEVRRLAVDVASTQGNQAGRLQQLLITWDQPLSSAGTGVMAWMAGTDLHARHVVEQRQGRVMPGMATPAELARLGAETGQVFEVDFLQLLLRHHAGGVEMAQYGAEHATTAEVRDLAAAIVTSQRAESQLLEDLLAQRGAQPLPGAVA; the protein is encoded by the coding sequence ATGCCCACCACCGCCCGCGGGGCGCTGCTGAGCGTCGTGGCGCTGCTGCTGGCCCTCGTGCTGGGGATCCTCGCCGGCCGGGCCCTGCCCAGCGCCCCGGCGGGCAACTCCGTCGACGTCGGCTTCGCCCGGGACATGGCCACCCACCACTCCCAGGCCGTCGCCATGGCCTACACCGCGATCCAGACCGCCCCCAGCGAGGAGGTGCGGCGCCTCGCCGTCGACGTCGCCTCCACCCAGGGCAACCAGGCGGGCCGCCTGCAGCAGCTGCTCATCACCTGGGACCAGCCGCTGTCCAGCGCGGGCACGGGGGTCATGGCCTGGATGGCCGGCACCGACCTGCACGCCCGCCACGTCGTCGAGCAGCGGCAGGGACGCGTCATGCCCGGCATGGCGACCCCGGCCGAGCTGGCCCGGCTGGGCGCGGAGACGGGGCAGGTCTTCGAGGTCGACTTCCTGCAGCTGCTGCTGCGCCACCACGCCGGGGGCGTCGAGATGGCCCAGTACGGCGCCGAGCACGCCACCACCGCGGAGGTGCGCGACCTCGCCGCGGCGATCGTCACCAGCCAGCGCGCGGAGTCGCAGCTGCTGGAGGACCTCCTCGCGCAGCGGGGTGCGCAGCCCCTGCCCGGGGCGGTCGCGTGA
- a CDS encoding DUF3105 domain-containing protein, producing MPGSTDEPTEPTPGKPSAADRAARVAAMRRTERARARRRRALVVAIPTVVVLGAAATVTAVLVNRPEPPSLDAVTTYEYAGGDHVSETVTYAENPPVGGQHDPVWLNCGVYDAPVRNENAVHSMEHGAVWITYRPDLPAEQVEELESAVAGETYTVLSPYPDLPSPVVLSAWNNQLAVESAADPRIDAFLAKFVQGAQTPEPGALCSNGVGTPTG from the coding sequence ATGCCCGGCTCGACGGACGAGCCCACCGAACCCACCCCCGGCAAGCCCTCCGCGGCGGACCGGGCCGCGCGGGTGGCGGCCATGCGCCGCACCGAACGGGCCCGGGCCCGCCGGCGCCGCGCGCTCGTGGTGGCCATCCCGACGGTCGTCGTCCTGGGGGCCGCCGCCACCGTCACGGCCGTGCTGGTGAACCGGCCCGAACCGCCGTCGCTGGACGCGGTGACGACGTACGAGTACGCCGGCGGGGACCACGTGAGCGAGACCGTCACCTACGCGGAGAACCCGCCCGTCGGGGGGCAGCACGACCCCGTGTGGCTCAACTGCGGGGTCTACGACGCCCCCGTCCGCAACGAGAACGCGGTGCACAGCATGGAGCACGGCGCCGTGTGGATCACCTACCGCCCCGACCTGCCGGCCGAGCAGGTCGAGGAGCTGGAGAGCGCCGTGGCGGGGGAGACCTACACCGTGCTCTCGCCCTACCCCGACCTGCCCTCGCCCGTCGTGCTCTCGGCCTGGAACAACCAGCTCGCCGTGGAGAGCGCCGCCGACCCGCGCATCGACGCCTTCCTGGCGAAGTTCGTCCAGGGCGCCCAGACCCCCGAGCCGGGTGCGCTGTGCTCCAACGGCGTCGGGACGCCCACCGGCTGA